The genomic stretch CGTGAACGTGCGCAAGATTTGGCGCATACGGTCGACGAGGCGCTCGTGGAGGGCGGGAAGAAAGTGCTCGTCGTGTGCAACTCTGCTCGCACAGCACACCAATTGTTTGAGAAGTATAAGGTCGAAGACACCGCCGCGATACCGGTTCAACACAAGCTGAGGTTTGGAAAGCTTCCTCTCGGTGCTCTCAGCGCATGGCTGGACAGGATCGGCGCTGACAGACAGCTCATGAATGAGCTGGGCCAGCGGCTATTTAAAGAGGAGGATGTGGTTCTCGCGGATGTCCCTGGCGGAACACACCTGGAAGTCCCGCTCCAGGATCTGGTTGCGCACGCTATGGAGGCACTAGAACGGCAGTGTTGGCGCATCAAGAGGGCACTTTGGGAACGTGCCCAGCGCCCGGGTGAGACCTGCGAGTCCCTGCTGAACAACCGTCCTTTGCCTTGTCGCATAATCGCCGTAGTACGTAGAGAGCTGGAAGCCGCAACAGACATCAAGGAACAGCAGACCATCATAGACCAGTGGCTTGCTGACACCGGAGATAAGATAAGCGGCATTCAGCAGGATCCCATTCACTGCGAGGCGCCTGAGTTCAAAGAATTGGGGGATGCATTTGTATCCGTAGGTATCGATAAAAACCTGGCATTTCTCATGGTAAAACGATTGGTTCTTGAAATGAAAGCTGACCCAGCGCAAGTCCCTGTGCGTGGCATGAGCCACCGCCCCGTATATTTGCGCTGGCTTGATCAAGCGGTAGGGACCGAAGCCGCAGAGGCAATACGGCGTGCCGCCGCACAAGGTCTGCAATCGGGTGAACTTGATGTAGAATGCCGGCACATCGGGGTATGGAAAGATGCAGGCATCCCCGTCATCGTTTATTCAGGTAGTATGGCGAAGCAGGCGCGCACGGGCCTGATAGATGTATTCAGGGATCTGGAGCAGGCGGTGTTGATATCTACGTCAGCCGTCGAAGTGGGCGTTGACTTTTATGCAGATACGCTCATCACTGAGGAATGTGAGAGTAGCTCTTTCCTCCAGCGCTTCGGGCGAGTTGGACGGCATGAAGATGCCAGCAAGGTGATCACGCTGGTGGATGGTGATTCATATTCCATCCTCAGCCCTCTTGACGGGACAAGTATGGATAGAGAAAGATTCTCCTCTAAGATCAGAGAAGTTTTCCCCCAACGAAACTACACGGATGGTTCGCAGCTTCTTGACGCAAGCCACTACCTTGTCAATGAGCAGCTGGGGCGGACCGGCCGGAGGCTTAATGAAATGGCAGAATTCTTGAAGGTCAGGCCAATTGCCGAAAAGGTGCGCGCAGCAGACATTGAGCTCAGTTTTGGGCTACGAGGCACTATGCCACAGATTGCGCTCCGAGATGGGGTCGCCAAGGACGCGTTTTATCTACTCCGCTACATAAACGATGAAGATCTCCGTCCTTCTGATTCGCCATTTTTGGCGGCGCGGGCAAAGACCTGGTTTACTTCATTGATTTTCAAGCCGGCGTCGTCTGATATATTAGTGGACCTGGAAGAGACTCTTAAGGCGAGTAAGTATCTTTTCGTATTGGAAGGGTCCAATGTTTGCGTTCTCTCACAACCCGCAGTGGGCTGGACTTATCTGGAGAAAATGCTCGCGTACTTTGGCCGGGTCGGCGCTTGGAACAAGACACATCCCGGCAACTTCATGCTCCTTTATGGCGATGTTTATCTATCCCGCGTCGACCGTGAAATACAGGATCTTATGCCAGTGCGGAACAGCGATCAGGACCCGGTATTCATTCCGAATCAAACTTACCTCTTCTTATTTGGCTGGACCAATGCGGACGAGACGCGCCGTCTTCTAGAGGAAACGAGAGTGGCAGATTGGGAGGAATTGTATTACGATTGGAACCAACTCAAATACGCCTCGGGGGCCGGCATGCCAGGAGGCATGGTCATCCTGGAAAACGCCACAGGTGCATGCTTTGCCGCATACAGGGAGTTGGTGAATCATGTTGGTCGAAAAGTTTAAGGGTATGCTGGGCAAGTCGGCGCATGGAGGCCAAACACTCTATGATCATTCCATGGCTTCCGCGAGGATCGCATGCCGGGTGCTTACCGACAGCCGATTTGCGCCCGATTGGTTCCCAAGCCAGAAACGCGACCAGATCCTGTTCGCGATATTCATGCACGATGTGGGTAAACTCGACCCTGCATTCGGGGCTATGTTGGAGGCTGCCCGAAGCGGGCAACCGTTACCCTCAAAGCGAGTAAAGCATGAAGCGAGTACCCTCGACTTTGAATCGCTGATCATCGAAACGGAAGAGGAAGTGAAAGACCATCTGCGCGCTATTTTTGGGTACCGTTTCACGTCGACGATTGACCTCAACGAGGTGTTTGCATTCGCGGTCACACACCACGGATTATTCTATATCTCCTTCGAGAAGCGGGACGATCAAATAGTCCGACGTATCCGTCGCGAATGGACGGTGTTCAACTATGGCGAAGTGGCCCGCATTACATTGGCGGACCTACTTTTCGACTATCACCCAATGGGCGGTCTGGTGATGATTTCGGATCTGCTTGCCTCCTTTTGCCATGAGCGACAGATTGACGATGCCGATGAAATCATCAATAAGGCTCATTCTCTGAGGGAATTGGTGGATCTCTTGCTCCGGGAAGGAGCGGATCAGGTGGTTGAGCGCAGCATTCAGGAGTATGAACCACGCACCGGAGGCCTGCATGATATACTCACTTTATTAGCGGGAGGGCTAACATAATGGACGATATTGGCGATATTATCCTGAGTCAGGCGGAAAATGCTGTCAAGAAGTTGGGAGTAAGAGATATCGTTTCACCTGAAGAGGTTGCCCGCAGCATAACCAGTCGGTCCACATATTGGGAGAAGCCCATGCCGACCGGCGAGCGTTTGCTGTTTATCCGGCTCTTCTCAGGTGTCGTCCAACGAGAGGAGACTTTCCTCGGGAATATTCTCTTTAATGCATTCTTGAGTAAGGCGTTTCTGCGGGCGGTCTCGGAGAGAAATCTGGGCCACATGGAGCTGGTGGCAAACGACCTCGAGAATTACTACTTCCTGGCGCGCACCACAGGCGGCATAGAAGAGCTTGCAGGCGCGCTGCGCGCCGAGGTAGAGCGCAGCTTGCCGGATCTATTCTTCGGCGCCCCCAGCGAGTCGCAGGGGATCTATGGAGACCTGGGCCGCATGTTTACTTTTCGTAAGAGCGACTTTGAGCCATTCCCTGTATATGCTATACCACATTTCCTTGCGCCTAATCTCGAAAAGGCGGTTCGCGAGCAGGTACGGAAGCTGCTGACAGGAGATCAATCCGCCAATTCTATCAGAACGATACTTGCTGCAATTGCATTTTTTTACGGTCGCACGAGCAGCGGCAGCGGTGACGCTCAAAGCTTCCCCAATTTCGCCGACCATCTTGTAAATGACGCCGGTTACGATGGGTTGCTTAAGGCGGATGAGGTAAGGCGAGCATTCAATATTCCTGAGGTTACCAAGG from Bacillota bacterium encodes the following:
- a CDS encoding DEAD/DEAH box helicase, encoding MPTNTINICVTNTAPKPAERIPSRSLALFQAYASKEYGQALCPFEHQASVFERIEKDQEVRLIAGTASGKTLAVAVPLFAKLKASEIRHALFMYPTVALLEDQRRVMDSLAEISGLEAGELRGGMSRSRLIAALIKPVILATPDEIYWFFRRNIKYSGLLIYGLCQVDEFVLDEAHLFNGLMLRNFEHLWKRIRFLAGNLGKSPRLHILTATPTEGLERLNDAHPIVGKSKCGDVQVEFRVSGRRERAQDLAHTVDEALVEGGKKVLVVCNSARTAHQLFEKYKVEDTAAIPVQHKLRFGKLPLGALSAWLDRIGADRQLMNELGQRLFKEEDVVLADVPGGTHLEVPLQDLVAHAMEALERQCWRIKRALWERAQRPGETCESLLNNRPLPCRIIAVVRRELEAATDIKEQQTIIDQWLADTGDKISGIQQDPIHCEAPEFKELGDAFVSVGIDKNLAFLMVKRLVLEMKADPAQVPVRGMSHRPVYLRWLDQAVGTEAAEAIRRAAAQGLQSGELDVECRHIGVWKDAGIPVIVYSGSMAKQARTGLIDVFRDLEQAVLISTSAVEVGVDFYADTLITEECESSSFLQRFGRVGRHEDASKVITLVDGDSYSILSPLDGTSMDRERFSSKIREVFPQRNYTDGSQLLDASHYLVNEQLGRTGRRLNEMAEFLKVRPIAEKVRAADIELSFGLRGTMPQIALRDGVAKDAFYLLRYINDEDLRPSDSPFLAARAKTWFTSLIFKPASSDILVDLEETLKASKYLFVLEGSNVCVLSQPAVGWTYLEKMLAYFGRVGAWNKTHPGNFMLLYGDVYLSRVDREIQDLMPVRNSDQDPVFIPNQTYLFLFGWTNADETRRLLEETRVADWEELYYDWNQLKYASGAGMPGGMVILENATGACFAAYRELVNHVGRKV